Proteins from one Scleropages formosus chromosome 14, fSclFor1.1, whole genome shotgun sequence genomic window:
- the LOC114912217 gene encoding death-associated protein-like 1, with the protein MFQRVPMVQKSRSGARDRAARKAGHAPAAMTAGKRLAKRNPEETTTPSEKEPRRLVEKPRSLISTRVPSVSLLLSGTLEKLGHEFRAAPASDRHGGPRPAVEKAHAPRAFLIQQPRKF; encoded by the exons ATGTTTCAAAGAGTCCCGATGGTCCAGAAGTCGAGGAGCGGAGCGCGCGACCGCGCCGCGCGCAAGGCCGGACACGCCCCCGCAG CGATGACCGCAGGGAAAAGACTGGCCAAGAGGAACCCTGAGGAGACGACGACGCCTTCGGAGAAGGAGCCCAGGAGGCTGGTGGAGAAGCCCAG ATCTCTCATTTCCACCCGAGTTCCCTCTGTGAGCCTCTTGCTGTCTGGGACTCTGGAGAAG ctggGCCACGAGTTCCGGGCGGCGCCGGCGAGCGACAGGCACGGCGGGCCGAGACCTGCCGTGGAGAAGGCGCACGCGCCGAGGGCTTTTCTCATCCAGCAACCGCGCAAGTTCTGA